Proteins encoded within one genomic window of Manduca sexta isolate Smith_Timp_Sample1 chromosome 18, JHU_Msex_v1.0, whole genome shotgun sequence:
- the LOC115442832 gene encoding vesicular integral-membrane protein VIP36: MFCEKMKWVHVFYVSILVSPIFAEWNTRDYVRREHSLTKPYQGSGMSVPYWDFLGSTIVTSNYVRLTPDLQSKSGAIWNTVPCHTRNWELQVQFKVHGRGKDLFGDGFAIWYVRDRMHPGPVFGSKDYFTGLAIILDTYSNHNGAHNHQHPYISAMISNGTLHYDHDRDGTHTQISGCEAKFRNYNHDTHISIMYRDDVLTVSTDLDGKNAWKECLRVENVQLPTGYYFGASATTGDLSDNHDIIAVKMYELDLLETQNKDEDRSNIIPSAASFEAPRERVEDTKPAMSGVKTFLYMMGVAIIIIVLVVLGIMWYQKRQEHSRKRLY, from the exons atgttttgtgaaaaaatgAAGTGGGTCCACGTTTTTTACGTCTCGATATTAGTATCTCCTATATTTGCAGAATGGAACACACGAGATTACGTGAGAAGAGAACATTCTCTAACAAAACCCTACCAAG GGAGTGGAATGTCGGTGCCTTACTGGGACTTTTTAGGTAGCACAATAGTTACTTCGAATTACGTTCGTCTGACGCCCGATTTGCAATCAAAGTCTGGTGCTATTTGGAATACAGTG CCATGTCACACACGCAACTGGGAGTTACAAGTGCAGTTCAAAGTGCACGGTCGCGGCAAAGATCTGTTCGGAGATGGGTTCGCGATATGGTACGTGCGCGACCGCATGCATCCTGGCCCGGTGTTCGGGAGCAAGGACTACTTCACAGGACTAGCTATTATTCTGGACACGTACAGTAACCACAACGGCGCTCATAAT CACCAACACCCATACATCTCAGCGATGATAAGCAACGGCACGCTGCACTACGACCACGACCGCGACGGCACACACACTCAGATATCCGGCTGCGAGGCTAAGTTCAGAAACTACAACCATGACACGCACATTTCTATTATGTATAGAGATGATGTGCTTACTG TGTCGACGGATTTGGACGGTAAGAACGCGTGGAAGGAGTGCCTCCGGGTGGAGAACGTGCAGCTGCCTACGGGTTACTACTTCGGCGCGTCGGCCACCACCGGCGACCTGAGCGACAACCACGACATCATCGCCGTAAAGATGTACGAGCTGGACTTGCTAGAGACG CAAAACAAGGATGAGGACCGCTCTAACATAATTCCATCAGCGGCGTCGTTCGAAGCGCCTCGAGAACGCGTGGAGGACACCAAACCCGCCATGTCCGGGGTCAAGACCTTCCTCTACATGATGGGGGTTGCGATCATCATCATAGTGCTCGTAGTGCTGGGCATCATGTGGTACCAGAAACGGCAGGAACATTCCAGAAAGCGGTTGTACTAA